The Rhipicephalus sanguineus isolate Rsan-2018 chromosome 7, BIME_Rsan_1.4, whole genome shotgun sequence genome includes a window with the following:
- the LOC125759262 gene encoding uncharacterized protein K02A2.6-like, with amino-acid sequence MSLLVDTGATASLMTKKDFDMLFASKHRLLQTSIQLQNFSKHRIPVLGYFRTDLQHHGKRAFVTFYVTAHGTSLLGLDAIQQLGLLIDGATLTCRLASPVSSQLPAGVPPGFEHLFDGELGLVRDYVHRVKRRPDIVPVSAKLRRLPLALRQQVASELRRLEDNDVIERVSASEWVSPLVVVRKKDGDIRLCVDLREPNKAIVVDGFPLPHVDELLQMLNELLPRQSIPSAPAVQCDDAPAEVHTPMPATQDQPSGLQGESPGCSSSPTVNAPNSNTGEGRDGNGSSKSAPDSRNSQSLPAGPGSRRPQRTRKPPAHLKDYITD; translated from the exons atgtcattgctggtggacaccggagccactgcatcattaatgaccaagaaggacttcgacatgcttttcgcttcgaagcaccgactgctccaaacgtccatccaactgcagaatttttcgaagcaccgcataccggtcctagggtatttccgcacagacttgcagcaccatggcaagcgggcctttgtcaccttctacgtgaccgcacacggcacttcactgctggggctcgacgccatccagcagttgggactcctgatcgacggcgcaacgctaacgtgtcgtctggcttcacccgtttcctcgcagcttcctgcaggtgtgcctccggggttcgagcacctgttcGACGGGGAGCTGGGACTTGTCAGGGACTACGTCCACCGGGTCAAGAGGCGGCCGGACATCGTACCAGTGTCCGCCAAGCTACGTCGCCTGCCTCTGGCGCTCCGGCAACAAGTCGCCAGCGAGCTGCGTCGACTCGAGGACAACGACGTCATCGAGCGGGTGTCGGCATCCGAATGGGTGTCGCCACTCGTGGTCGTCCGTAAGAAGGACGGGGACATCCGCCTATGCGTCGATCTGAGAGAACCGAACAAGGCCATCGTCGTCGACGGGTTCCCACTGCCCCATGTGGATGAACTGCTTCAAATGTTGAATG AGCTGTTGCCTCGGCAATCCATTCCTAGTGCCCCGGCTGTCCAGTGCGACGACGCACCGGCTGAAGTGCACACTCCGATGCCTGCGACCCAGGATCAACCATCGGGACTTCAGGGGGAAAGTCCTGGgtgttcctcctcacctacagtaaatgcaccaaattccaacacgggggagggaagagatgggaatgggtcttcaaagtcggctcccgacagccgcaactctcaaagtcttcctgcagggcctgggtcacgtcgcccacagcggacgcgCAAACCCCCAGCCCACTTGAAGGACTACATCACAGACTAA